The Penicillium oxalicum strain HP7-1 chromosome IV, whole genome shotgun sequence genome contains a region encoding:
- a CDS encoding M-phase inducer phosphatase — MEHSSPLAAMQPPSMMFGHCFRTDGPTSYSSLSGFGSNNFNFKDLSMKKAGPDYFNVKPMPSPTASLAADLSQNFHIDQSPQLATPRRSLFTSNILSQANAQVDNVMTTPPLPPSSPAPAMDMMEMSPLPHKPAFVVTREIDLPSPSPVGSPMDLPIASAAVSPLPGSPLDSSARGHFERRRPGLLRPSLAKSKAQSFQLGMSRPANESRAPPFRFSTAGAKTSLSTSTSLEDMFGDSPPQERTISRNSSSSSLAPPRLRPPFQHARSSGSPASGCIRKASHPTMRPRKQCRRSLSMFEHPADVIADKEAKVTTNAPLPSISDMDSSPTPQLPHFVPEDQADNLPRIGKNTLLELLDGKFNDRFDNIMIVDCRFEYEYEGGHINGAINYNDKEKLATDLFASPRDRTALVLHCEYSAHRAPIMAKYIRHHDRAVNIDSYPNLTYPDLYILDGGYSSFFAEHRSLCFPQNYVEMNADGHEFACERGLGKVKQRSKLHRAQTFAFGQQSSPQMEDSPTGRPRLDRSSRLLASPLGSPYAHSPVSNRSIGRRMLSY; from the exons ATGGAGCACTCTTCACCTTTGGCTGCTATGCAGCCTCCGTCGATGATGTTTGGTCACTGTTTTCGGACCGATGGCCCAACATCCTACTCCTCATTATCTGGCTTTGGATCCAACAATTTCAACTTCAAAGATTTGTCCATGAAGAAGGCCGGCCCCGACTACTTCAATGTGAAGCCGATGCCTTCGCCCACAGCGAGTCTCGCGGCGGATTTGTCTCAGAACTTCCACATCGATCAAAG TCCCCAACTGGCGACGCCTCGACGGTCTTTGTTCACCTCAAACATTCTCAGCCAGGCCAATGCGCAAG TAGACAATGTCATGACCACACCACCCTTGCCCCCATCCTCGCCTGCCCCCGCAATGGACATGATGGAGATGTCCCCTCTGCCGCACAAGCCTGCCTTCGTCGTGACAAGGGAGATCGATTTGCCGTCCCCTTCTCCTGTCGGGAGCCCGATGGATTTGCCCATCGCGTCTGCAGCCGTCAGTCCTCTGCCGGGGTCTCCTCTCGATTCCTCGGCCCGTGGACACTTTGA GAGACGCCGTCCAGGTCTTCTTCGGCCCAGCCTGGCAAAGAGTAAGGCTCAGTCCTTTCAGCTGGGCATGAGCCGCCCTGCCAACGAGAGCAGAGCTCCTCCATTCCGGTTTAGCACAGCAGGTGCGAAGACCTCGCTGAGCACGTCCACCTCCCTGGAGGACATGTTCGGAGACTCTCCCCCGCAAGAAAGAACCATCTCCCGAAATAGTTCCTCGAGCTCGCTCGCCCCGCCGCGTCTGCGACCTCCCTTCCAGCACGCCCGGAGCAGCGGTTCACCCGCATCTGGCTGCATTCGCAAGGCCTCCCACCCCACAATGCGCCCTCGCAAGCAATGTCGCCGATCATTGAGCATGTTTGAGCACCCCGCAGATGTTATTGCCGACAAAGAGGCCAAGGTAACCACAAATGCACCCCTCCCGTCCATCAGTGATATGGACAGTTCGCCTACCCCCCAGCTGCCTCACTTCGTCCCTGAGGATCAGGCGGACAATCTGCCTCGCATCGGTAAAAACACtctgcttgagcttcttgacggGAAGTTCAATGACCGCTTTGACAACATCATGATCGTCGACTGCCGCTTCGAGTATGAGTACGAGGGTGGTCACATCAACGGTGCCATCAACTACAACGACAAAGAGAAGTTAGCGACAGACCTGTTCGCTTCGCCTCGAGATCGCACCGCGCTCGTTCTTCACTGCGAATACTCCGCGCATCGCGCGCCCATAATGGCCAAGTACATTCGTCACCACGATCGGGCCGTGAATATCGACTCATACCCCAATCTCACCTACCCGGACCTGTACATCCTTGATGGAGGCTACAGTTCCTTCTTTGCTGAACATCGATCTCTCTGCTTTCCCCAGAATTACGTCGAAATGAATGCCGACGGACACGAATTTGCCTGTGAACGTGGTCTGGGCAAGGTCAAGCAGCGGTCCAAGTTGCATCGCGCGCAGACCTTTGCCTTTGGTCAACAGTCCTCCCCCCAAATGGAAGACAGCCCTACTGGCCGCCCCCGTCTCGATCGCAGCAGTCGGCTTCTTGCCTCGCCTCTGGGGTCTCCCTACGCGCATAGTCCGGTCTCGAACCGCAGCATCGGCCGTCGTATGCTTTCTTACTAA
- a CDS encoding Cytochrome monooygenase 2: protein MMLPSEILQDHNLLYLSIFGGLALFLLGAVWNDLSDEIPYRRFPLVGKEWWDFSNKKARERFTHSARALLAEGFAKGFAVFQVIGATNPVIILDPKYIDEIKNHPLLSFQKAAQQSFFNNRIPGFEALHQDHDALILVEAARVKITQALGPLSIPLSTESAKSLKDIIVPSKEWTAYNFFQKSPHIVARVSTLVFMGEKVCRDPAWLEVAVNYTIDTFQAGRDLRMWPSMLRPWVHWFLPSCRKTRQHHAIAKAIVSREIQARAERTQRQLNGKVVSERPNALDWIEELSSAHGIQSDPLKVQLGLSVAAIHTTSNMLTHVMYDLAAYPEYCDPLREEIKAVLAEDGRLQKSTLAKLKLLDSFIKESQRLNPVSITSLNRVATGPVELSDGTKIPRGATIAVSGHINFDESIYPNASTFDGYRFYKLRQEPGHEHHHQLVTTTNKSFDFGHGVHACPGRFFAANEVKIIVIHLLLKYDWTFKDAQAGGRPKSLQIGVEVLANPSVELLFRAREPEIDLAALGE from the exons ATGATGCTGCCTTCGGAGATTTTACAAGACCATAACCTGCTTTACCTCTCAATCTTTGGGGGGCTTgcactttttcttctcggtgcTGTATGGAACGATCTGTCAGACGAGATACCTTACCGTCGGTTTCCCCTGGTGGGCAAGGAGTGGTGGGATTTTTCGAACAAAAAAGCCAGAGAGCGGTTCACTCACTCTGCAAGAGCTCTGCTCGCAGAGGGGTTCGCCAAG GGCTTTGCTGTTTTCCAAGTGATTGGGGCCACGAATCCCGTGATCATCCTGGATCCCAAATATATCGATGAGATTAAAAACCACCCACTTCTGAGCTTTCAGAAAGCTGCGCAACAG agcttcttcaacaatCGAATCCCAGGGTTCGAGGCACTTCACCAGGATCACGATGCTTTGATCCTTGTCGAGGCGGCGCGGGTCAAGATCACCCAAGCACTTG GCCCATTGTCCATTCCACTCTCTACCGAGTCGGCCAAGAGTCTCAAGGACATCATCGTCCCATCAAAAG AGTGGACCGCATATAATTTTTTTCAAAAATCTCCCCATATCGTTGCTCGTGTCTCGACCTTGGTGTTCATGGGTGAAAAGGTCTGCCGCGATCCGGCCTGGCTCGAGGTGGCAGTCAATTACACTATCGATACTTTCCAGGCCGGCCGTGACCTGCGCATGTGGCCATCCATGCTGCGACCCTGGGTGCACTGGTTCCTGCCAAGCTGTCGGAAAACAAGACAACATCATGCCATTGCAAAGGCCATCGTTTCCCGTGAGATCCAGGCCCGCGCTGAAAGGACCCAGCGCCAGCTCAACGGCAAAGTTGTCTCGGAGCGTCCAAATGCACTTGATTGGATAGAGGAGTTGTCATCGGCACATGGCATCCAATCGGACCCGTTGAAAGTTCAACTTGGCCTATCAGTCGCGGCGATTCATACCACGTCAAACATGCTGACTCATGTCATGTATGATCTGGCCGCCTACCCAGAATACTGCGATCCACTGCGAGAAGAGATCAAGGCGGTGCTTGCAGAAGATGGGCGTCTTCAAAAGAGCACTCTTGCGAAGCTCAAATTGTTAGACAGTTTCATCAAAGAATCACAGAGACTCAATCCCGTCTCCATCA CATCCCTGAACCGAGTCGCCACCGGCCCAGTCGAGTTATCCGACGGCACCAAGATTCCTCGGGGCGCGACTATCGCAGTGTCCGGCCACATCAATTTCGACGAGTCAATCTACCCCAATGCCTCCACGTTTGATGGATATCGCTTCTATAAACTGCGTCAAGAACCGGGCCATGAGCACCACCATCAACTTGTGACTACTACCAACAAGAGCTTCGATTTTGGACACGGCGTCCATGCTTGTCCCGGCCGATTCTTCGCCGCAAATGAGGTTAAGATTATTGTGATCCACCTGCTGTTGAAATATGACTGGACGTTCAAAGATGCGCAGGCCGGGGGCCGTCCGAAGAGTCTTCAAATTGGGGTTGAGGTTTTGGCGAATCCTTCGGTGGAGCTTTTGTTCCGGGCTCGAGAGCCGGAAATCGATCTTGCGGCTTTGGGAGAGTAG